The Phyllopteryx taeniolatus isolate TA_2022b chromosome 9, UOR_Ptae_1.2, whole genome shotgun sequence genome contains a region encoding:
- the LOC133484093 gene encoding globoside alpha-1,3-N-acetylgalactosaminyltransferase 1-like: MALFPFCKTPTGAIRVSRMQLLLYCVLLSLIIYFLQGRKPGGNVRSPHPYFHSMELAMARQRTDMEKSKAAAPQTPAQTPWGAPLVWGDNHNSVRRRTEFAQQEIRIGLLALVVGTYAQHVRRFISSAEIYFLPNQLVTYYILIDNPRTLDPPIKLAPGRQLKVLPVAEFPGWDKLVYRRMPLLADTLKNQIGREVEYIFCADIDQEFVAPVEEEILGELVATLHPELYGKPRKALPYENDENSSAYVKKDEGDYYYTSELYGGLVHDMYRMALGCSLLILKDQGNGIMASGREESYLNRYLITHRPTCVLSPEYNWWDSGLAVDVPEKRLVSLGRQCEAFDAEKREKHRC; encoded by the exons ATGGCGCTGTTCCCATTCTGCAAGACACCCACAG GAGCCATCAGAGTGTCCAGGATGCAGCTGCTCCTGTACTGTGTTCTACTGTCCCTTATCATAT actTCCTCCAGGGGCGCAAGCCTGGTGGAAATGTGAGGTCCCCTCATCCTTACTTTCACTCCATGGAACTGGCCATGGCAAGACAAAGGACCGATATGGAGAAGAGCAAGGCAGCAGCTCCACAAACCCCTGCGCAGACTCCTTGGGGTGCCCCTTTAGTTTGGGGTGACAACCACAACTCAGTCAGGCGAAGGACTGAATTTGCACAGCAAGAAATCCGGATAGGCCTGCTAGCCCTAGTGGTGGGAACATATGCCCAACATGTGAGACGTTTCATCTCCTCAGCAGAAATCTACTTCCTACCCAATCAGTTGGTCACTTACTACATTCTCATTGATAATCCTCGCACATTGGATCCTCCCATCAAGTTGGCACCTGGACGGCAGCTGAAGGTGCTTCCCGTTGCGGAGTTCCCAGGCTGGGACAAGTTGGTCTATCGTCGTATGCCCCTTTTGGCTGACACCCTCAAGAACCAAATTGGCAGGGAGGTCGAGTACATTTTCTGTGCTGACATTGACCAGGAGTTTGTGGCACCTGTGGAAGAAGAAATACTTGGTGAACTGGTTGCTACCTTGCACCCTGAACTCTATGGCAAACCACGGAAGGCGCTTCCTTATGAAAATGATGAAAACTCATCAGCTTACGTGAAGAAGGATGAAGGTGACTACTACTACACCTCTGAGCTCTATGGTGGGCTGGTTCACGATATGTACAGAATGGCTCTGGGTTGTTCTTTGCTCATATTGAAGGACCAGGGAAATGGCATAATGGCCAGCGGCCGTGAAGAAAGCTACCTGAATCGATACTTGATCACTCACCGGCCAACCTGCGTGCTTTCACCAGAGTACAATTGGTGGGATTCGGGCCTGGCTGTAGACGTGCCTGAGAAGAGGCTGGTCTCTTTAGGAAGGCAATGTGAGGCATTCGATGCTGAGAAGAGAGAGAAGCACCGATGTTGA
- the ell2 gene encoding RNA polymerase II elongation factor ELL2 isoform X2: MLVPQRDDGGGLVNMAALSEDGRYGLNCGQHSADRVTVLHVKLTETALRAIDSYQNCTNVSSLQPTIQFKGLQGRIKIPRTDSSSDASHNFDFYLSNVGKDNPQGSFDCIHQYVSSSGASHLALLATVQDKVTICATNDSYQVTRERMTQAVEDTRERGTKVIKPGGQYRGKQVHVRKPALSTPEVVPERKRSTPINPANTIRKCLSNNPVSQRPFRDRAVHLLALRPYKKLEVLARLQRDGINHKDRNSLGTTLQQVANLNPKDNTYSLKDFVYRDVQKDWPGYSEDEKIQVERIIARKLGLPTEALSNSSPKDSLPSSPRKRQPDFDFIDPLAPKKARISHLSNRGPATSLSSSSSSDRREADGSPSAKCSSLPSNVILGPPSHLPIPSHPPAPSHQQPSPASSSNSPSTPEGCGTQDLPVDQSSSCRDPSPSSLSSDRALQQHNQPPIPVATPVASPSPPPCTSVTVTSTVISSSPLSTGDNRKFKKKSKKHKDKDHLRDKGKRTERGSNRSPSVVEQAKENRKSKKRQNVEDEKREVTDKNQPTYRDYSEKEKNPGQSTVFTSTIEAPDYETKYTALVSTDQRQRYKNDFNAEYDEYRLLHARVENITRRFTQLDSQCRKLAPGTKEYQKVQEEVLKEYKKMKQHSPNYHSNKQRCEYLHNKLAHIKRLIADFDRRRAQTW, encoded by the exons ATGCTCGTGCCTCAGAGGGACGATGGTGGAGGGCTGGTAAACATGGCGGCGCTCTCCGAGGATGGGAGGTACGGATTAAATTGTGGCCAACACAGCGCAGACAGAGTCACCGTTCTGCACGTCAAATTGACCGAGACAGCACTGAGGGCGATTGACAGTTACCAAAATTGCACG AATGTATCCTCTTTGCAGCCAACAATACAATTCAAAGGACTCCAAGGG CGCATTAAAATACCCAGGACAGATTCTTCTTCTGATGCCTCCCACAATTTTGATTTCTACCTGTCTAATGTTGGCAAAGACAACCCTCAGGGAAGCTTTGATTGCATCCATCAGTATGTTTCGAG CTCAGGGGCCTCTCACCTGGCATTGTTAGCGACAGTACAGGACAAGGTCACAATATGCGCTACGAATGACTCCTACCAGGTGACCCGGGAACGGATGACACAGGCTGTGGAGGATACACGTGAACGTGGAACCAAAGTCATCAAACCGGGGGGCCAGTACAGGG GAAAGCAAGTACATGTCCGTAAACCAGCACTGTCAACACCTGAGGTTGTCCCAGAGCGCAAGCGATCAACACCCATCAACCCAGCCAATACTATCCGCAAGTGCCTTTCCAACAACCCTGTATCCCAGCGGCCATTTCGGGACCGTGCCGTTCATCTGTTGGCCCTAAGGCCCTACAAGAAGCTGGAAGTACTTGCCCGTTTGCAGCGGGATGGAATCAACCATAAGGACCGGAACTCCTTGGGGACCACTCTGCAACAG GTGGCAAACCTTAACCCCAAAGACAATACATATTCACTAAAGGATTTTGTTTACCGTGATGTCCAGAAAGACTGGCCTGGCTACTCTGAAGATGAGAAGATCCAGGTGGAGCGTATCATTGCTCG CAAACTAGGTCTTCCTACTGAGGCGCTCTCAAACAGCTCTCCCAAAGACAGTTTACCTTCATCCCCTCGG AAGCGCCAGCCAGATTTTGACTTTATAGATCCTTTGGCGCCAAAGAAAGCCCGCATCTCTCACCTCAGCAATCGTGGGCCAGCCACatctttatcatcatcatcatcctcagaCCGCCGTGAGGCTGACGGAAGCCCCAGCGCTAAATGCTCTTCTCTGCCCTCCAATGTCATCTTGGGTCCTCCCAGCCATCTCCCAATTCCCTCTCACCCTCCAGCACCCTCTCACCAGCAGCCTAGCCCAGCCTCCAGCTCGAATTCCCCCAGCACGCCCGAGGGCTGCGGCACCCAGGACCTGCCCGTGGACCAGAGTTCCTCCTGCAGGGACCCTTCACCAAGTTCCTTGTCATCTGATAGAGCCTTGCAGCAGCATAATCAGCCCCCAATCCCGGTGGCCACACCAGTTGCCTCACCGAGCCCTCCACCCTGTACCTCAGTCACTGTTACCTCCACTGTGATCAGCAGCTCTCCCTTGTCCACTGGTGACAACAGGAAGTTCAAGAAGAAGTCCAAAAAGCACAAAGATAAGGATCACCTGCGAGACAAAGGGAAACGGACAGAAAGGGGCAGCAACAGATCTCCAAGTGTAGTCGAGCAGGCTAAGGAGAATCGGAAATCTAAAAAGAGGCAGAATGTTGAGGATGAAAAAAGAGAAGTTACCGACAAGAATCAACCCACATATCGAG ACTACTCAGAAAAAGAGAAGAATCCGGGCCAATCCACTGTATTCACATCCACAATTGAGGCGCCTGACTATGAAAC GAAGTACACGGCACTGGTGTCCACAGACCAGAGGCAGCGCTACAAGAACGACTTCAACGCTGAGTACGATGAGTACCGTCTGCTGCACGCCCGCGTGGAGAACATAACACGCCGCTTCACACAGCTGGATTCGCAGTGCCGGAAGCTGGCACCAGGCACCAAAGAGTATCag aagGTCCAAGAAGAAGTCTTGAAAGAGTACAAAAAGATGAAACAA CATAGCCCCAACTACCACAGTAACAAACAGCGCTGTGAGTATCTGCACAACAAGCTGGCACACATCAAGCGGCTGATAGCAGATTTTGACCGACGGCGAGCCCAAACCTGGTGA
- the ell2 gene encoding RNA polymerase II elongation factor ELL2 isoform X1 has product MLVPQRDDGGGLVNMAALSEDGRYGLNCGQHSADRVTVLHVKLTETALRAIDSYQNCTNVSSLQPTIQFKGLQGFCSVCGFFQRIKIPRTDSSSDASHNFDFYLSNVGKDNPQGSFDCIHQYVSSSGASHLALLATVQDKVTICATNDSYQVTRERMTQAVEDTRERGTKVIKPGGQYRGKQVHVRKPALSTPEVVPERKRSTPINPANTIRKCLSNNPVSQRPFRDRAVHLLALRPYKKLEVLARLQRDGINHKDRNSLGTTLQQVANLNPKDNTYSLKDFVYRDVQKDWPGYSEDEKIQVERIIARKLGLPTEALSNSSPKDSLPSSPRKRQPDFDFIDPLAPKKARISHLSNRGPATSLSSSSSSDRREADGSPSAKCSSLPSNVILGPPSHLPIPSHPPAPSHQQPSPASSSNSPSTPEGCGTQDLPVDQSSSCRDPSPSSLSSDRALQQHNQPPIPVATPVASPSPPPCTSVTVTSTVISSSPLSTGDNRKFKKKSKKHKDKDHLRDKGKRTERGSNRSPSVVEQAKENRKSKKRQNVEDEKREVTDKNQPTYRDYSEKEKNPGQSTVFTSTIEAPDYETKYTALVSTDQRQRYKNDFNAEYDEYRLLHARVENITRRFTQLDSQCRKLAPGTKEYQKVQEEVLKEYKKMKQHSPNYHSNKQRCEYLHNKLAHIKRLIADFDRRRAQTW; this is encoded by the exons ATGCTCGTGCCTCAGAGGGACGATGGTGGAGGGCTGGTAAACATGGCGGCGCTCTCCGAGGATGGGAGGTACGGATTAAATTGTGGCCAACACAGCGCAGACAGAGTCACCGTTCTGCACGTCAAATTGACCGAGACAGCACTGAGGGCGATTGACAGTTACCAAAATTGCACG AATGTATCCTCTTTGCAGCCAACAATACAATTCAAAGGACTCCAAGGG TTTTGTTCCGTGTGTGGATTCTTTCAGCGCATTAAAATACCCAGGACAGATTCTTCTTCTGATGCCTCCCACAATTTTGATTTCTACCTGTCTAATGTTGGCAAAGACAACCCTCAGGGAAGCTTTGATTGCATCCATCAGTATGTTTCGAG CTCAGGGGCCTCTCACCTGGCATTGTTAGCGACAGTACAGGACAAGGTCACAATATGCGCTACGAATGACTCCTACCAGGTGACCCGGGAACGGATGACACAGGCTGTGGAGGATACACGTGAACGTGGAACCAAAGTCATCAAACCGGGGGGCCAGTACAGGG GAAAGCAAGTACATGTCCGTAAACCAGCACTGTCAACACCTGAGGTTGTCCCAGAGCGCAAGCGATCAACACCCATCAACCCAGCCAATACTATCCGCAAGTGCCTTTCCAACAACCCTGTATCCCAGCGGCCATTTCGGGACCGTGCCGTTCATCTGTTGGCCCTAAGGCCCTACAAGAAGCTGGAAGTACTTGCCCGTTTGCAGCGGGATGGAATCAACCATAAGGACCGGAACTCCTTGGGGACCACTCTGCAACAG GTGGCAAACCTTAACCCCAAAGACAATACATATTCACTAAAGGATTTTGTTTACCGTGATGTCCAGAAAGACTGGCCTGGCTACTCTGAAGATGAGAAGATCCAGGTGGAGCGTATCATTGCTCG CAAACTAGGTCTTCCTACTGAGGCGCTCTCAAACAGCTCTCCCAAAGACAGTTTACCTTCATCCCCTCGG AAGCGCCAGCCAGATTTTGACTTTATAGATCCTTTGGCGCCAAAGAAAGCCCGCATCTCTCACCTCAGCAATCGTGGGCCAGCCACatctttatcatcatcatcatcctcagaCCGCCGTGAGGCTGACGGAAGCCCCAGCGCTAAATGCTCTTCTCTGCCCTCCAATGTCATCTTGGGTCCTCCCAGCCATCTCCCAATTCCCTCTCACCCTCCAGCACCCTCTCACCAGCAGCCTAGCCCAGCCTCCAGCTCGAATTCCCCCAGCACGCCCGAGGGCTGCGGCACCCAGGACCTGCCCGTGGACCAGAGTTCCTCCTGCAGGGACCCTTCACCAAGTTCCTTGTCATCTGATAGAGCCTTGCAGCAGCATAATCAGCCCCCAATCCCGGTGGCCACACCAGTTGCCTCACCGAGCCCTCCACCCTGTACCTCAGTCACTGTTACCTCCACTGTGATCAGCAGCTCTCCCTTGTCCACTGGTGACAACAGGAAGTTCAAGAAGAAGTCCAAAAAGCACAAAGATAAGGATCACCTGCGAGACAAAGGGAAACGGACAGAAAGGGGCAGCAACAGATCTCCAAGTGTAGTCGAGCAGGCTAAGGAGAATCGGAAATCTAAAAAGAGGCAGAATGTTGAGGATGAAAAAAGAGAAGTTACCGACAAGAATCAACCCACATATCGAG ACTACTCAGAAAAAGAGAAGAATCCGGGCCAATCCACTGTATTCACATCCACAATTGAGGCGCCTGACTATGAAAC GAAGTACACGGCACTGGTGTCCACAGACCAGAGGCAGCGCTACAAGAACGACTTCAACGCTGAGTACGATGAGTACCGTCTGCTGCACGCCCGCGTGGAGAACATAACACGCCGCTTCACACAGCTGGATTCGCAGTGCCGGAAGCTGGCACCAGGCACCAAAGAGTATCag aagGTCCAAGAAGAAGTCTTGAAAGAGTACAAAAAGATGAAACAA CATAGCCCCAACTACCACAGTAACAAACAGCGCTGTGAGTATCTGCACAACAAGCTGGCACACATCAAGCGGCTGATAGCAGATTTTGACCGACGGCGAGCCCAAACCTGGTGA